In Atribacteraceae bacterium, the genomic window GGGTTTCGCAAGGCACGGGAGACAATCGTACGCGGCGATATTGGAGTTCCCTACCTCGTGCGTATCACCAGTCGCGATCCCGCTCCGCCTCCTCTGAACTATATTGAAGTCAGCGGAGGACTTTTTCTGGATATGATGATCCACGATTTCGACATGGCCCGCTTTTTGCTCGCCGAGGAGGTGGTGGAGCTGTGTGCCAGTTCCGCCTGTCTGGTGGACCCGGCCATCGGAAAAGCAGGAGACGTGGACACTGCCCTGGTACTCCTGCGCTACCGAAGCGGTGCGCTGGGAGCCATTGACAATTGCCGCCGGGCAGTGTATGGGTATGATCAGCGCATCGAGGTTTTAGGCTCAGCAGGAGCGGTGTCAGTGGGGAACAAGACCCCGACGGAGCTGACTGTGGCCCGGGAGGATGCCGTGAGGAGCGAAAAACCACTGTTCTTTTTTCTGGAGCGTTACCAGGAAGCCTATCTTGCCGAGATGAACGAGTTTGTCGGTTGCGTGCTCGAGGACCGCACCACCCCGGTGGGAGGTCTGGATGGCCGGATTTCAGTGGCGATGGCTAACGCTGCCGGGGAGTCAGCTAAAAAGGGAGGTTTCGTCAAAGTCCACCCGCCAACTCAATGAGAGGTGATCAAAAGAGTGTCCCGATTGTTTGAAAAATCTCGGTCATTAGTCGAAGATATCGGAGAACAGCTACAGATCCGGTTTCGCGAGGTCGGCAGAGAGTACGAGCTTCCGGAGAACACCGGGACCTGCATCCTGGTGAAAAGCGCCAAGGATTACTACTTGGGGGTTTGGCAAAACGGGAGGAATCATCGTTTTTCAGACCCGATATTTTCCGAGTTTTTCTCGAACTCCGGCGGTTTTTTCATGCTCTACCCCTTCCACTGGCAAAACT contains:
- the iolG gene encoding inositol 2-dehydrogenase translates to MKQLNTGIIGMGRIGRIHARNLQFMIPDATVSAIAEVDQAVLDQAASELQVPVAKTDYRYLLDDPGIKAVVICSPTDTHVPVVIDAARAGKHIFCEKPVALDIALIDQALAEVSRSGVKLMVGFNRRFDPGFRKARETIVRGDIGVPYLVRITSRDPAPPPLNYIEVSGGLFLDMMIHDFDMARFLLAEEVVELCASSACLVDPAIGKAGDVDTALVLLRYRSGALGAIDNCRRAVYGYDQRIEVLGSAGAVSVGNKTPTELTVAREDAVRSEKPLFFFLERYQEAYLAEMNEFVGCVLEDRTTPVGGLDGRISVAMANAAGESAKKGGFVKVHPPTQ